One Streptomyces sp. CNQ-509 DNA window includes the following coding sequences:
- the mshD gene encoding mycothiol synthase gives MTESGKTDTGKPRGRRIEVLDELTPSQSHAVLGIIDAAAATDGREAVSEQGRLTLRRGHREGVKHLLLYDGTEPAGYAQLEETDPVEPPAAELVVHPGHRRRGHGRALGRALLTESGQRMRLWAHGGHPAARHLAQLLGLTLFRELRQLRMPLDGYAGEDAPEPRLPAGVTVRTFRPGEDDAEWLALNAAAFAHHPEQGSLTRADLDDRMAEPWFDPRGFFLAERGGKLVGFHWTKVHSAEHLGEVYVLGVHPDAQGGGLGKALTTIGLRHLAYDRSMPTGMLYVDADNTPAVVVYEGMGFSTHETDLMYRTEG, from the coding sequence ATGACGGAGTCCGGTAAGACCGACACGGGGAAGCCGCGCGGCAGGCGCATCGAGGTGCTCGACGAGCTCACGCCCTCCCAGTCCCACGCCGTGCTCGGCATCATCGACGCCGCCGCCGCGACCGACGGCCGGGAGGCCGTCTCCGAGCAGGGCCGGCTCACCCTGCGCAGAGGCCACCGCGAGGGCGTCAAGCACCTCCTCCTCTACGACGGCACGGAGCCGGCGGGCTACGCGCAGCTTGAGGAGACCGACCCCGTCGAGCCGCCCGCCGCCGAACTCGTCGTCCACCCCGGCCACCGCCGCCGCGGTCACGGCCGCGCGCTGGGCCGCGCGCTGCTCACCGAGTCGGGGCAGCGGATGCGGCTGTGGGCGCACGGCGGCCACCCCGCCGCCAGGCACCTGGCGCAACTGCTCGGCCTCACGCTCTTCCGCGAGCTGCGCCAGTTGCGGATGCCGCTCGACGGGTACGCGGGGGAGGACGCGCCCGAGCCGCGGCTGCCCGCGGGGGTCACGGTGCGTACGTTCCGGCCCGGCGAGGACGACGCGGAGTGGCTGGCCCTCAACGCCGCCGCCTTCGCCCACCACCCCGAGCAGGGCTCGCTCACGCGGGCCGACCTGGACGACCGGATGGCGGAGCCGTGGTTCGACCCGCGCGGCTTCTTCCTCGCCGAGCGCGGCGGGAAGCTCGTCGGCTTCCACTGGACGAAGGTGCACAGTGCGGAGCACCTGGGCGAGGTGTACGTGCTGGGGGTGCACCCCGACGCACAGGGCGGCGGGCTCGGCAAGGCGCTGACGACGATCGGGCTGCGCCATCTGGCGTACGACCGCAGCATGCCCACGGGCATGCTGTACGTCGACGCCGACAACACCCCCGCGGTCGTGGTCTACGAGGGCATGGGCTTCAGCACCCACGAGACGGATCTCATGTACCGCACGGAGGGCTGA
- a CDS encoding bifunctional UDP-sugar hydrolase/5'-nucleotidase — protein MAVAGSLFAAAQPAGADSAEKQDRGRTVDVQLLSFNDFHGNLEPPQGSSGEVAELQPDGSKKTVKAGGVAYLATSLRDAREGNRYSVTAAAGDLVGASPLVSGLFHDEPTVEAMNGLGLDVAGVGNHEFDEGIAELRRLQDGGNHPEDGGYREGRTYGGADFPYLAANVTDEKTGKPALDPVYVWKKEGVKIGFIGVTLEATPDIVSAEGVKGLKFHDEIETIDTYAKQLRRQGVESIVALVHEGGYPAASAGGAYNYDCDTPGPGAGISGPVAEIAKGTTASVDAFVTGHTHQPYACTIPDPEGNPRSVTSASSFGRLYTDTTLTYDRRTGDIVRTATKLPDAENHVVDREQRRAPDMTSLVEEWNELAAPIAAKPVGYVSGDIPREGTESPLGDLIADAQLAHARTLDESTRVAFMNPGGIRAGITYASAGDEGDGVVTYGEGFTVQPFSNTVNLTGLTGEQLLQVLREQVSGANEAAPKILQPSAGLTYTLDLTESGADRVVADSVRLDGQPLDPAATYRVAVNSFLAGGGDGFPTLADGTDPLVGGDDLAALESYLTANSSADKPLAPPAADRITVIGQQ, from the coding sequence CTGGCGGTGGCCGGCAGCCTTTTCGCCGCCGCGCAGCCCGCGGGCGCGGACAGCGCGGAGAAGCAGGACCGCGGCCGTACCGTCGACGTCCAACTGCTGTCCTTCAACGACTTCCACGGCAACCTCGAACCCCCGCAGGGCTCGTCGGGAGAGGTCGCGGAACTCCAGCCGGACGGCTCGAAGAAGACCGTCAAGGCAGGCGGCGTCGCCTACCTCGCCACCTCCCTGCGCGACGCCCGCGAGGGCAACCGCTACTCCGTCACCGCCGCCGCGGGCGACCTCGTCGGCGCCAGCCCGCTGGTCTCCGGCCTCTTCCACGACGAGCCCACCGTCGAGGCCATGAACGGCCTCGGCCTCGACGTCGCCGGCGTCGGCAACCACGAGTTCGACGAGGGCATCGCCGAGCTGCGGCGCCTCCAGGACGGCGGCAACCACCCCGAGGACGGCGGCTACCGGGAGGGCCGCACCTACGGGGGCGCGGACTTCCCCTACCTCGCCGCCAACGTCACCGACGAGAAAACCGGCAAGCCGGCCCTCGACCCGGTGTACGTCTGGAAGAAGGAGGGCGTGAAGATCGGCTTCATCGGCGTGACGCTGGAGGCCACCCCCGACATCGTCTCCGCGGAGGGCGTCAAGGGGCTGAAGTTCCACGACGAGATCGAGACGATCGACACGTACGCGAAGCAACTGCGGCGCCAGGGCGTGGAGTCCATCGTCGCCCTCGTCCACGAGGGCGGGTACCCCGCGGCCTCGGCGGGCGGCGCGTACAACTACGACTGCGACACCCCGGGCCCCGGCGCCGGGATCTCCGGTCCCGTCGCCGAGATCGCCAAGGGCACCACGGCGAGCGTCGACGCCTTCGTCACCGGGCACACCCACCAGCCGTACGCCTGCACCATCCCCGACCCGGAGGGCAACCCGCGCAGCGTCACCTCCGCGTCGTCCTTCGGCCGGCTCTACACCGACACCACGCTCACGTACGACCGCCGCACCGGCGACATCGTGCGCACCGCGACCAAGCTGCCGGACGCCGAGAACCACGTGGTCGACCGCGAGCAGCGCCGGGCGCCGGACATGACCTCGCTGGTCGAGGAGTGGAACGAGCTCGCCGCGCCGATCGCCGCCAAGCCCGTCGGCTACGTCTCCGGCGACATCCCGCGCGAGGGCACCGAGTCCCCGCTCGGCGACCTCATCGCCGACGCGCAGCTCGCCCACGCCAGGACGCTCGACGAGAGCACCCGGGTGGCGTTCATGAACCCGGGCGGCATCCGCGCGGGCATCACGTACGCGTCGGCGGGCGACGAGGGCGACGGGGTCGTCACGTACGGGGAGGGCTTCACCGTCCAGCCGTTCTCGAACACCGTGAACCTGACCGGCCTCACCGGGGAGCAGCTCCTCCAGGTGCTCCGCGAGCAGGTCAGCGGCGCCAACGAGGCGGCGCCGAAGATCCTGCAGCCGTCCGCGGGGCTGACGTACACGCTGGACCTCACGGAGTCCGGCGCCGACCGCGTCGTCGCCGACTCGGTCCGGCTCGACGGGCAGCCGCTCGACCCGGCTGCCACGTACCGGGTCGCCGTCAACTCCTTCCTCGCCGGCGGCGGCGACGGCTTCCCCACCCTGGCCGACGGCACGGATCCGCTGGTCGGCGGGGACGACCTGGCCGCCCTTGAGAGCTACCTGACGGCGAACTCCAGCGCGGACAAGCCGCTGGCACCGCCGGCCGCCGACCGGATCACGGTGATCGGGCAGCAGTAG
- a CDS encoding SSI family serine proteinase inhibitor translates to MTVRPLAAVLAATATAVLLPLTAAATASAERPLPEPFDATHLRLTTKYVSDRAKGGFTYLDCDPAGGSHPAAESACTDLAKVDGRFEDLSDKEGACTMQYEPVELHATGTWRGKPVEYVSEVFPNPCTADLATGGNVFNF, encoded by the coding sequence ATGACCGTCCGGCCCCTCGCCGCCGTCCTGGCCGCCACCGCCACCGCCGTGCTGTTGCCGCTGACCGCCGCCGCCACCGCTTCCGCCGAGCGCCCGCTGCCCGAGCCGTTCGACGCCACGCACCTGCGGCTGACGACGAAGTACGTCAGCGACCGCGCCAAGGGCGGCTTCACGTATCTGGACTGCGACCCCGCCGGGGGCTCGCACCCCGCGGCGGAGTCGGCCTGCACGGACCTGGCGAAGGTCGACGGGCGGTTCGAGGACCTGTCCGACAAGGAGGGCGCGTGCACGATGCAGTACGAGCCCGTGGAGCTGCACGCCACCGGCACGTGGCGCGGCAAGCCCGTCGAGTACGTCTCCGAGGTCTTCCCCAACCCCTGCACGGCGGACCTCGCAACCGGCGGCAACGTCTTCAACTTCTAG